One region of Peribacillus simplex genomic DNA includes:
- the ftsZ gene encoding cell division protein FtsZ, translating to MLEFDSNLEQLATIKVIGVGGGGNNAVNRMIEHGVQGVEFISVNTDAQALNLSKAEIKMQIGGKLTRGLGAGANPEVGKKAAEESKEQIEEALKGADMVFVTAGMGGGTGTGAAPVIAGIAKDLGALTVGVVTRPFTFEGRKRATQAQGGISSMKESVDTLIVIPNDRLLEIVDKSTPMLEAFREADNVLRQGVQGISDLIAVPGLINLDFADVKTIMSNKGSALMGIGISSGENRAAEAAKKAISSPLLETSIDGAQGVLMNITGGTNLSLFEVQEAADIVATASDQDVNMIFGSVINENLKDEIVVTVIATGFNEVEASIRPTGRPTLGQQQQSRPQAQQTPQSNVKREVKREEVNEQPARNANQGEEALDIPTFLRNRNRRR from the coding sequence ATGTTGGAGTTTGATTCTAATTTAGAACAATTAGCAACGATAAAAGTAATAGGTGTTGGCGGCGGCGGAAACAATGCGGTAAACAGAATGATCGAGCATGGTGTACAGGGTGTCGAGTTTATTTCTGTCAATACAGACGCACAGGCACTTAATCTATCAAAAGCAGAAATTAAAATGCAAATCGGTGGGAAGCTTACACGCGGTTTAGGTGCAGGCGCCAATCCGGAGGTAGGAAAAAAAGCTGCAGAAGAAAGCAAAGAGCAGATTGAAGAAGCGCTTAAAGGTGCCGATATGGTATTCGTAACTGCTGGAATGGGCGGCGGTACTGGTACGGGAGCGGCTCCTGTCATCGCTGGCATTGCTAAAGATTTAGGGGCTCTTACAGTGGGTGTTGTTACTCGTCCATTTACTTTCGAAGGCCGAAAACGTGCAACACAGGCTCAAGGCGGCATTTCATCCATGAAGGAATCGGTTGACACACTAATCGTCATTCCGAACGACCGTCTTCTTGAAATCGTCGATAAAAGCACGCCAATGCTTGAAGCGTTCCGTGAAGCCGATAATGTTCTGCGTCAAGGGGTACAAGGGATTTCAGATTTAATTGCAGTTCCTGGTCTTATTAACTTGGACTTTGCCGATGTTAAGACCATCATGTCCAACAAAGGTTCCGCTCTTATGGGAATCGGGATTTCCTCCGGGGAAAACCGTGCAGCAGAGGCGGCAAAAAAAGCCATCTCCAGCCCGCTGCTTGAAACATCGATTGATGGTGCCCAAGGCGTACTGATGAATATAACAGGTGGAACGAACCTAAGTCTTTTTGAAGTCCAGGAAGCGGCCGATATCGTGGCTACTGCATCCGATCAAGACGTAAACATGATTTTTGGTTCGGTTATCAATGAAAACCTTAAAGATGAAATCGTTGTTACAGTGATTGCCACAGGCTTTAACGAGGTTGAAGCTTCAATAAGGCCTACTGGACGTCCCACACTCGGACAACAGCAGCAATCAAGACCTCAGGCACAACAAACGCCACAGTCAAACGTGAAGCGTGAAGTGAAGAGAGAAGAAGTCAATGAACAGCCTGCACGTAATGCTAATCAAGGTGAAGAGGCTTTGGACATTCCAACCTTCCTCCGTAACCGTAATAGACGTCGTTAA
- the spoIIGA gene encoding sigma-E processing peptidase SpoIIGA produces MTLYLDVIWLLNWLFDCLLLYWTAIILKRRVALWRVCIGGLIGSLIIVLAFTPFYAIADRVYMKILVSLVMVLATFGLNRLKLFMKSVATLYFVTFLSGGILLGLHYLFEFQIVSKDPGQYAGINRFGDPVSWIFVMIGFPLAWQFSKRTLEGMEMTKLSHEQMVSVSVKISDFEGTFHGLVDSGNQLYDPITRSPVMIISLSGGEAGIPDDMLELFKNPDNLISQEVQPEYSWTGRMRVIPFKVVGHEHQLLTAIKPDYIKILKGEKEYHVKQGLVSFTFQQLSPDNSYQSIVHPKMLTGIPVQNAS; encoded by the coding sequence TTGACCTTATATTTAGATGTGATCTGGTTATTGAATTGGTTATTTGATTGCCTCCTTTTATATTGGACCGCCATCATCCTCAAACGAAGGGTAGCTCTTTGGCGGGTATGCATCGGCGGGCTGATAGGCTCCCTCATTATCGTATTGGCATTCACTCCTTTTTATGCAATTGCCGACCGAGTGTACATGAAGATTTTAGTATCCCTGGTCATGGTGCTGGCAACCTTTGGGCTTAATAGGTTAAAACTTTTTATGAAATCGGTGGCCACCTTATATTTTGTGACGTTTTTATCGGGGGGAATCCTTCTTGGACTTCACTACCTATTTGAATTTCAAATCGTTTCCAAGGACCCTGGCCAATATGCAGGAATCAATCGTTTTGGTGACCCTGTCAGCTGGATATTTGTAATGATTGGCTTCCCGCTCGCTTGGCAATTTTCCAAGAGGACACTTGAAGGGATGGAGATGACAAAGCTTTCGCATGAACAAATGGTTTCGGTCTCGGTTAAAATTTCTGACTTTGAAGGTACGTTTCATGGATTGGTGGATAGCGGCAATCAATTATATGATCCGATTACACGTTCCCCAGTCATGATCATTTCACTTTCAGGCGGGGAAGCGGGAATTCCAGACGATATGCTAGAGCTCTTTAAAAACCCTGATAACCTGATTAGCCAGGAAGTACAGCCCGAGTATTCATGGACTGGTAGAATGCGTGTCATCCCTTTTAAAGTCGTTGGTCATGAACACCAGCTGTTAACCGCAATCAAACCGGATTACATTAAAATCTTAAAAGGAGAAAAAGAATATCATGTTAAGCAGGGTCTCGTATCGTTTACCTTTCAGCAACTCTCTCCCGACAATAGCTATCAATCTATCGTTCATCCGAAAATGTTAACCGGGATACCGGTGCAAAATGCCTCCTGA
- the sigE gene encoding RNA polymerase sporulation sigma factor SigE, with protein MKKFILRLTYFWYKLLFKLGLKTDEIFYIGGSEALPPPLSKEEEAILINKLPKGDEAARSILIERNLRLVVYIARKFENTGINIEDLISIGTIGLIKAVNTFNPEKKIKLATYASRCIENEILMYLRRNNKIRSEVSFDEPLNIDWDGNELLLSDVLGTDDDIITKDLEANVDRKLLTKALTQLSEREKQIMELRFGLAGGEEKTQKDVADMLGISQSYISRLEKRIIKRLRKEFNKMV; from the coding sequence TTGAAGAAATTCATTCTTCGGCTCACTTATTTTTGGTACAAACTATTGTTCAAGCTCGGATTGAAAACGGACGAAATATTTTATATAGGAGGGAGTGAGGCACTGCCACCGCCCCTTTCAAAGGAAGAAGAGGCAATACTGATCAATAAATTACCCAAGGGCGATGAAGCTGCACGATCGATCTTAATTGAACGGAATTTAAGACTGGTTGTTTATATTGCCAGGAAATTTGAAAATACGGGCATCAATATTGAAGATTTAATTAGCATTGGTACCATAGGTTTGATCAAAGCTGTGAATACATTCAATCCTGAAAAGAAAATTAAACTCGCTACATATGCTTCGAGATGCATCGAGAATGAAATATTAATGTATTTACGAAGAAATAATAAAATCCGTTCTGAAGTTTCTTTTGATGAACCCCTGAATATTGATTGGGATGGAAATGAACTTCTGTTATCCGATGTTCTTGGAACTGACGATGACATTATCACGAAAGACCTCGAGGCAAACGTTGACCGCAAGCTGTTGACGAAAGCACTTACGCAGTTATCCGAGCGTGAAAAACAGATAATGGAACTTCGGTTTGGACTTGCAGGCGGAGAGGAAAAAACCCAAAAGGATGTTGCCGATATGCTGGGGATTTCCCAATCTTACATTTCACGTTTGGAAAAAAGGATTATTAAGAGGCTTCGAAAAGAATTTAATAAAATGGTGTAA
- the sigG gene encoding RNA polymerase sporulation sigma factor SigG has protein sequence MSRNKVEICGVDTSKLPVLKNEEMRKLFKELQNGDISAREKLVNGNLRLVLSVIQRFNNRGEYVDDLFQVGCIGLMKSIDNFDLGQNVKFSTYAVPMIIGEIRRYLRDNNPIRVSRSLRDIAYKALQVKEKLISQTLREPTAEEIAKVLEVPHEEIVFALDAIQDPVSLFEPIYNDGGDPIYVLDQLSDEKNKDSTWIDEIAINEGMRRLNDREKMILRKRFFQGKTQMEVAEEIGISQAQVSRLEKAAIKQMNKNIQQ, from the coding sequence TTGTCTCGTAATAAGGTTGAAATCTGCGGTGTGGATACATCAAAATTACCGGTTTTAAAGAATGAAGAAATGAGAAAACTCTTCAAAGAACTGCAAAATGGCGATATTTCAGCAAGAGAGAAACTGGTAAACGGGAATCTTCGACTCGTTCTAAGCGTCATTCAACGCTTCAACAATCGGGGAGAGTATGTAGATGATCTATTTCAGGTAGGCTGTATAGGGTTGATGAAGTCGATAGATAACTTTGACCTAGGTCAAAATGTTAAGTTTTCAACGTATGCTGTACCGATGATTATTGGAGAAATCAGAAGATATCTTCGTGACAATAATCCTATTCGGGTATCCCGTTCTTTGAGAGACATCGCTTACAAAGCTTTACAGGTAAAAGAAAAGCTCATAAGCCAGACCCTTCGTGAGCCGACAGCTGAAGAAATCGCCAAGGTGTTGGAAGTACCTCATGAAGAAATTGTTTTTGCACTAGATGCTATACAAGATCCAGTTTCCCTTTTTGAACCGATTTATAATGATGGCGGGGATCCGATTTATGTACTCGACCAACTGAGTGATGAAAAAAATAAAGATAGTACCTGGATTGATGAGATAGCTATAAATGAAGGAATGAGACGGTTGAATGACCGGGAAAAAATGATCCTTCGCAAACGTTTCTTCCAAGGGAAGACGCAAATGGAGGTAGCCGAGGAAATTGGCATTTCACAAGCGCAGGTATCCCGATTGGAAAAAGCGGCAATCAAACAAATGAATAAAAATATCCAACAGTAG
- a CDS encoding YlmC/YmxH family sporulation protein, producing the protein MTRISEFQIKDIVNIADGKKLGNMSDLEINTSTGKIEAIIVSNGTRLMGFFGREQDIVIPWRKIKKIGADVILVEHQTVFQAELKDERF; encoded by the coding sequence GTGACCAGGATTTCCGAATTTCAAATTAAGGATATCGTCAATATAGCGGATGGAAAGAAACTAGGTAATATGTCAGATCTTGAAATCAATACGTCCACAGGGAAAATAGAGGCCATCATCGTTTCAAATGGAACAAGGCTAATGGGCTTCTTCGGCAGGGAACAGGATATAGTAATCCCATGGCGCAAAATAAAAAAAATAGGTGCGGATGTCATTCTTGTTGAACATCAGACAGTATTTCAAGCTGAGCTGAAAGATGAACGGTTTTAA
- the pgeF gene encoding peptidoglycan editing factor PgeF, whose translation MKEPFVLIKDQYMLIDSWRQQNLQLVAGFTTKNGGVSSGDFQTLNTGFHVKDKLEDVQGNRRILADKLLFPLNEWVGAEQTHETKIHHVTERDGGRGSMDYDSAFKATDGFYTKDQNVLLTLCYADCVPLYFLAPAHGLIGVAHAGWKGTVNGIARKMVEAWLNEGIKATEIFAVIGPSICSKCYVVDAKVIDLVQNLLVDNDEKPYNLISEGQYRLDLKQLNALILQKSGIPKSQIDVSSYCTSCDHELFFSHRRDNGKTGRLMSFIGWKEDLG comes from the coding sequence ATGAAAGAGCCATTTGTTTTAATAAAAGACCAATATATGCTCATTGACAGCTGGAGACAACAAAATCTCCAGCTCGTAGCGGGCTTCACCACAAAGAATGGGGGAGTCAGTTCAGGGGATTTCCAAACATTGAATACCGGTTTTCATGTCAAGGATAAGCTTGAAGATGTCCAGGGAAACCGCAGGATTTTAGCCGATAAGCTGTTGTTTCCGCTTAATGAATGGGTAGGGGCCGAGCAGACGCATGAAACGAAAATCCATCATGTTACCGAACGCGATGGCGGGAGGGGTTCAATGGATTATGATTCAGCCTTTAAGGCAACTGACGGATTCTATACGAAGGATCAAAATGTTTTATTGACTCTTTGCTATGCGGACTGTGTGCCTTTATACTTTCTTGCTCCGGCACATGGTTTGATTGGGGTGGCACATGCCGGCTGGAAGGGTACCGTTAATGGAATTGCACGAAAAATGGTTGAGGCATGGCTAAATGAGGGTATAAAGGCAACGGAGATATTTGCTGTTATTGGGCCGTCGATTTGTTCTAAGTGCTATGTAGTTGATGCTAAAGTCATCGATTTAGTGCAGAATTTGCTGGTAGATAATGACGAAAAGCCCTATAATTTAATCAGTGAAGGACAATATCGATTGGATCTTAAGCAACTTAATGCATTGATTCTTCAAAAATCAGGAATTCCAAAAAGTCAGATCGACGTTTCATCATACTGTACAAGCTGTGATCATGAATTGTTTTTTTCACATCGCCGCGATAACGGAAAGACAGGTAGATTGATGAGTTTTATCGGTTGGAAGGAGGATTTAGGGTAA
- a CDS encoding YggS family pyridoxal phosphate-dependent enzyme, with translation MKVVDNLKNIEEKINIACENSGRDREGIKLIAVTKYVSVERAKEALEAGISDLGENRDEGLLNKYEVLKDKPNWHYIGSMQTRKVKNVIDKIAYIHSLDRISLAEEIQKRANEPINCLVQVNVSGEESKHGLNPEATMDFIKGLSHFDKVNVAGLMTMAPLTDDQQVLRECFRKLKGIQAEIQNAGLKHAPCTELSMGMSNDFMIAIEEGATMIRIGTALVGE, from the coding sequence GTGAAAGTAGTGGACAATTTAAAAAACATCGAAGAAAAAATAAATATAGCATGTGAAAATAGTGGCAGGGACCGTGAAGGTATAAAATTAATCGCAGTGACAAAATATGTTTCGGTCGAGAGAGCAAAGGAAGCATTGGAAGCGGGAATAAGCGATTTGGGTGAAAACCGTGACGAAGGGCTATTGAATAAATATGAAGTGCTGAAGGACAAGCCCAACTGGCATTATATTGGCTCCATGCAAACACGCAAAGTAAAAAATGTCATCGATAAAATTGCGTATATCCATTCATTGGATCGCATTTCTTTGGCAGAAGAAATTCAAAAACGTGCAAATGAGCCGATAAACTGTTTAGTGCAGGTGAACGTTTCAGGTGAAGAATCAAAACATGGCTTGAATCCTGAAGCGACAATGGATTTCATAAAAGGGTTATCTCATTTTGATAAGGTGAATGTTGCAGGATTGATGACGATGGCTCCATTGACTGATGATCAACAGGTTTTGCGGGAGTGCTTCCGGAAACTAAAGGGCATCCAGGCGGAGATACAAAATGCCGGTTTGAAGCATGCTCCCTGCACTGAATTGTCCATGGGGATGTCCAATGATTTCATGATTGCCATTGAGGAAGGCGCTACAATGATTAGGATTGGTACTGCACTTGTAGGCGAATAA
- a CDS encoding cell division protein SepF: protein MSFVSKFKSYFALDDEYEYKDEELEEEEAEPKAVKSAKQQQPASAGNNTNQNIVSLQSVQKSSKVVLLEPRAYAEAQEVADHLKNRRAVVVNLQRIQHDQGKRIIDFLSGTVYAISGDIQKIGTDIFLCTPDNVDVSGNITGFAADEEYEEARW from the coding sequence ATGTCATTCGTATCAAAATTTAAATCTTATTTCGCGCTGGATGATGAGTATGAGTACAAGGATGAAGAGTTGGAAGAAGAGGAGGCTGAACCTAAAGCCGTGAAGTCAGCTAAACAACAGCAGCCCGCTTCTGCAGGGAATAATACCAATCAGAATATCGTAAGTTTGCAAAGCGTACAGAAATCTTCTAAAGTAGTATTATTGGAGCCTCGAGCTTATGCAGAAGCCCAGGAGGTAGCTGACCATTTAAAAAATAGACGTGCAGTAGTTGTGAACCTTCAACGAATCCAGCATGATCAAGGAAAGCGAATCATCGATTTTCTAAGTGGGACTGTCTATGCAATCAGCGGGGACATCCAAAAAATCGGAACAGATATATTCTTATGTACCCCGGACAACGTCGATGTTTCCGGTAATATTACCGGCTTCGCCGCCGATGAGGAGTACGAAGAAGCGAGGTGGTAA
- a CDS encoding YggT family protein encodes MGLVLQGLYYLIEIYSMALIVYILMSWFPNARETSIGQFLEKICEPYLEPFRKFIPPLGMIDLSPLVALLVLNFASGYGIYYLQTLIG; translated from the coding sequence ATGGGTTTAGTGCTTCAAGGTTTATATTATTTAATTGAAATTTATTCAATGGCATTAATCGTTTACATATTGATGTCATGGTTCCCCAACGCAAGGGAGACATCGATTGGTCAATTCCTGGAAAAGATTTGCGAACCGTATTTAGAACCGTTCAGAAAGTTCATACCGCCACTTGGCATGATTGATCTTTCACCGCTTGTGGCCCTGCTGGTGCTTAACTTTGCCAGCGGTTATGGAATCTATTACCTACAGACTTTAATAGGATGA
- a CDS encoding RNA-binding protein has translation MSIYQHFRPEEKDFIDQAMNWIDQVKNSYAPKLSDFLDPRQQEILTSLLGNDPDAKLQFNGGSDFVERKRVLIYPDYYSPEPSDFNISLYDISYPKKFVTLEHRQILGTLMSLGVKREKFGDIIVTEEHIQFIAAGEMDLYLTGNLEKIGSASVSIKRLPIENIIQVNEKWEEQVTTVSSLRLDSVLSSVLNMSRQKTQALITSGKVKVNFKQTENVSEECREGDTLSIRGFGRCKIASIDGKTKKDKWRISLGRQK, from the coding sequence ATGAGTATTTATCAGCATTTCAGGCCGGAGGAAAAAGATTTTATTGATCAGGCAATGAATTGGATCGATCAGGTCAAGAATTCCTACGCTCCGAAACTATCTGATTTTCTTGATCCGCGCCAGCAGGAAATCCTTACTTCCTTATTAGGGAATGATCCGGATGCAAAACTGCAATTTAATGGCGGGAGCGATTTCGTAGAGCGAAAGCGTGTGCTCATTTACCCTGATTATTACTCTCCTGAACCATCGGATTTCAATATCTCCTTATACGATATCTCCTATCCAAAAAAGTTTGTTACGCTTGAACATAGGCAAATACTTGGAACCTTGATGTCACTAGGGGTAAAACGTGAAAAATTTGGTGATATAATAGTGACGGAGGAGCATATTCAATTTATCGCTGCCGGAGAGATGGATTTATACCTCACAGGAAACCTGGAAAAAATAGGTAGCGCTTCCGTTTCAATCAAAAGGCTTCCAATCGAGAATATCATCCAAGTTAATGAAAAATGGGAAGAGCAAGTCACCACAGTCAGTTCCCTTAGGCTTGACAGTGTCCTATCGTCCGTCCTGAATATGTCCCGTCAAAAAACCCAGGCCTTGATAACATCAGGAAAAGTAAAGGTTAATTTCAAGCAAACGGAAAACGTCTCGGAAGAATGCCGTGAGGGTGATACACTTTCAATCAGAGGTTTTGGCAGATGTAAAATAGCTTCAATTGATGGGAAAACCAAGAAGGATAAGTGGAGAATCTCGTTAGGCAGACAAAAATAA
- a CDS encoding DivIVA domain-containing protein: protein MPLTPIDIHNKEFNKVFRGYDEDEVNEFLDQVIKDYELILREKKELEDKLNETYDRLGHFTTIEGTLNKSIIVAQEAAEELRRNAQKEAKLIIKEAEKNADRIVNESLVKARKIAMDIEDLKKQSKVFRTRFKMLVGAQLDLLDNDDWDHLLDYEVDATEIELNEKVEEEI from the coding sequence ATGCCCTTAACCCCGATAGATATACATAACAAGGAATTTAACAAAGTATTTCGAGGGTATGATGAAGATGAAGTAAATGAATTTCTCGATCAGGTCATTAAGGATTATGAATTGATTTTGAGAGAGAAGAAAGAACTTGAGGATAAGCTGAACGAGACTTATGATCGTTTGGGACATTTTACGACAATCGAGGGTACACTTAATAAGTCGATTATTGTCGCACAAGAGGCAGCCGAAGAATTAAGGCGCAATGCCCAAAAAGAAGCGAAACTGATCATAAAGGAAGCAGAGAAAAATGCGGACCGGATCGTCAATGAGTCACTTGTGAAAGCAAGGAAAATAGCGATGGATATCGAAGATTTGAAAAAGCAATCCAAAGTATTCCGGACACGTTTTAAAATGCTTGTCGGAGCGCAGCTGGATTTGCTGGACAATGACGATTGGGACCATCTGCTGGATTATGAAGTAGATGCGACTGAAATAGAATTAAATGAGAAAGTGGAAGAGGAAATTTAA
- the ileS gene encoding isoleucine--tRNA ligase → MEYKDTLLMPKTEFPMRGNLPKREPEIQEKWNEMNIYKKVQEQTEGRPLFILHDGPPYANGDIHMGHAMNKVLKDFIVRFKSMSGFQAPYVPGWDTHGLPIETALTKKGVKRKEMSVAEFRKLCEEYAYVQINNQREQFKRIGVRGDWDNPYITLKPEYEAQQIKVFGEMAKKGYIYKGKKPVYWSPSSESALAEAEIEYQDKRSASIYVAFEVTDGKGVIEEGVKIIIWTTTPWTIPANLGISLHPQLNYVVVAVENEKFLIAEALLESVTETLGWDNPSILKTVKGSELDRAVAKHPLYDRESLVMLGEHVTTEAGTGCVHTAPGHGEDDFIIGQKYGLDVLCPVDEKGVMTEEAGEFAGLFYDQANKPITEKLTEAGALLNLTFITHSYPHDWRTKKPTIFRATAQWFASIKDFRSELLEAIEETKWVPAWGETRLFNMVRDRGDWCISRQRAWGVPIPVIYAENGEPIITDETINHISNLFREHGSNIWFEREAKDLLPEGYTHEGSPNGIFTKETDIMDVWFDSGSSHQAVLEERDDLQRPADLYLEGSDQYRGWFNSSLSTSVAVTGKAPYKGVLSHGFALDGEGRKMSKSIGNVVLPSKVMNQLGADILRLWVASVDYQSDVRVSDPILKQVSEVYRKIRNTFRFLLGNLDGFNPETDKVAVQELPEVDRYMLVKLNKLITQSKLSYENYEFATIYNMVNNFCTQDLSSFYLDYAKDILYCEAPNGKERLAIQTVLYESLVSLTKLVSPILSHTADEVWAFIPGVTEESVQLTLMPKEISIDDAEIIEEKWTAFMNVRDNVLKALEEARNQKVIGKSLNAKVMVYVNEETKNLLDSIKESFEQLFIVSEFEIAGNVANAPAEAVKLEDIAILVTKAEGETCERCWNVSKEVGQVEEHPTLCPRCATVVKKHYVNQ, encoded by the coding sequence ATGGAATACAAAGATACCTTATTGATGCCTAAAACTGAATTTCCAATGCGGGGGAATTTACCGAAACGTGAGCCGGAAATCCAAGAAAAATGGAATGAAATGAACATCTATAAAAAAGTGCAAGAACAAACGGAAGGACGGCCTTTATTCATTTTGCATGATGGACCACCATATGCTAACGGCGATATCCATATGGGCCATGCAATGAATAAGGTTTTAAAGGATTTCATTGTCCGTTTTAAATCGATGAGCGGTTTTCAAGCACCGTATGTACCTGGCTGGGATACGCATGGGTTGCCAATCGAAACGGCATTGACAAAAAAAGGCGTGAAACGGAAAGAAATGAGCGTTGCCGAATTCAGAAAGCTTTGTGAAGAATATGCTTACGTTCAGATTAACAATCAACGTGAGCAGTTTAAGAGAATTGGGGTCCGTGGTGATTGGGATAATCCTTATATCACATTAAAGCCTGAATATGAAGCACAGCAAATCAAGGTCTTCGGTGAAATGGCGAAAAAAGGCTATATTTATAAAGGAAAAAAACCTGTTTACTGGTCTCCATCAAGTGAATCGGCCCTTGCCGAAGCTGAAATTGAGTATCAAGACAAACGTTCTGCATCGATCTATGTTGCTTTTGAAGTCACAGATGGCAAAGGTGTAATCGAAGAAGGCGTAAAGATCATCATCTGGACAACAACTCCTTGGACGATCCCGGCTAACCTTGGTATCTCATTGCATCCGCAATTAAATTACGTAGTAGTGGCTGTCGAAAATGAAAAATTCTTAATTGCCGAAGCGCTACTTGAATCGGTTACAGAAACTTTAGGCTGGGATAACCCGTCTATCTTGAAAACAGTAAAAGGGAGCGAGTTGGACCGCGCTGTTGCCAAACATCCTCTTTATGACCGCGAATCTTTAGTGATGTTGGGTGAGCACGTAACAACTGAAGCTGGTACGGGTTGTGTTCATACTGCACCTGGACATGGTGAAGATGACTTTATCATTGGGCAAAAATACGGCTTGGACGTACTTTGTCCTGTAGATGAAAAAGGGGTCATGACGGAAGAGGCAGGAGAATTTGCTGGATTATTTTATGATCAAGCTAATAAACCAATTACTGAAAAATTAACAGAAGCAGGCGCGTTATTGAACTTGACGTTCATTACACACTCTTATCCACATGACTGGCGGACGAAGAAACCAACGATCTTCCGTGCAACGGCACAATGGTTCGCCTCAATCAAAGACTTCCGCAGTGAACTTCTGGAAGCAATTGAAGAAACAAAATGGGTACCCGCTTGGGGTGAAACGCGCCTATTCAATATGGTCCGTGACCGCGGGGATTGGTGTATTTCCCGTCAACGTGCATGGGGCGTGCCAATTCCAGTCATTTATGCAGAAAATGGCGAGCCGATCATTACGGATGAAACCATCAACCATATTTCAAACCTATTCCGCGAACACGGTTCAAACATCTGGTTTGAGCGTGAAGCGAAAGATCTTCTGCCTGAAGGCTATACACATGAAGGCAGCCCGAATGGTATCTTTACGAAAGAAACGGATATCATGGATGTATGGTTCGACTCCGGTTCTTCTCATCAGGCGGTACTTGAAGAAAGAGACGACCTGCAGCGGCCTGCTGATCTTTATTTAGAAGGTTCCGATCAATACCGCGGCTGGTTTAACTCATCACTTTCAACAAGTGTTGCGGTCACAGGCAAAGCGCCATATAAAGGCGTGCTGAGCCACGGGTTCGCATTGGATGGCGAAGGTCGTAAAATGAGTAAGTCGATTGGGAACGTCGTCCTGCCATCTAAGGTCATGAACCAACTTGGTGCAGATATTTTACGCCTTTGGGTTGCTTCGGTGGATTACCAATCGGATGTCAGGGTTTCCGATCCTATTTTAAAACAAGTTTCTGAAGTGTACCGGAAAATCCGTAATACATTCCGCTTCTTGTTAGGGAACTTGGATGGATTCAATCCAGAAACCGATAAAGTGGCAGTCCAAGAATTACCTGAAGTAGACCGTTACATGCTAGTTAAATTGAATAAGCTGATCACACAATCGAAGCTAAGTTATGAAAATTATGAGTTTGCCACAATTTATAATATGGTCAATAATTTCTGCACACAGGATTTAAGTTCGTTCTACCTTGATTATGCGAAAGACATTCTTTATTGTGAAGCACCAAATGGAAAAGAGCGTTTGGCCATTCAAACGGTTCTTTACGAATCATTGGTCAGCTTAACGAAATTGGTGTCACCAATCCTCTCACATACAGCTGATGAAGTATGGGCTTTCATTCCGGGAGTGACGGAAGAAAGTGTACAGTTGACATTGATGCCTAAGGAAATTTCCATCGATGATGCTGAAATCATTGAAGAAAAATGGACTGCGTTCATGAATGTCCGTGATAATGTGCTGAAAGCATTAGAAGAAGCCCGGAACCAAAAAGTCATCGGAAAATCACTGAACGCAAAAGTGATGGTATATGTTAATGAAGAAACGAAGAATTTGCTCGATAGCATTAAGGAAAGCTTTGAACAGTTATTCATCGTTTCCGAATTTGAAATCGCTGGCAATGTTGCAAATGCCCCGGCAGAAGCGGTTAAACTAGAGGATATTGCGATCCTTGTCACAAAAGCAGAAGGTGAAACGTGTGAACGTTGCTGGAATGTTTCGAAAGAAGTAGGTCAAGTGGAAGAACATCCAACACTTTGCCCACGTTGTGCAACAGTCGTGAAGAAGCATTATGTGAATCAATAA